The following are encoded in a window of Mycobacteroides chelonae CCUG 47445 genomic DNA:
- a CDS encoding hemophore-related protein — translation MPLTAKLIVGSGAMALSLFAGGGIASADPDVTAIVNTTCTYPQIMAALNQQSPAAAQQVNANPIAGAWLQQFVASPKVKRQQMVNEVRGMPAVQEYTVLINQVASSCNNY, via the coding sequence ATGCCCTTGACGGCGAAATTGATTGTTGGTTCTGGCGCAATGGCATTGTCGCTGTTCGCAGGTGGTGGAATCGCATCCGCCGACCCGGATGTGACGGCCATCGTCAACACGACATGCACGTACCCGCAGATCATGGCGGCACTGAACCAGCAGTCGCCCGCGGCAGCACAACAGGTGAACGCGAATCCGATCGCCGGTGCCTGGCTGCAGCAGTTCGTGGCATCGCCGAAGGTGAAGCGCCAGCAGATGGTCAACGAGGTACGGGGCATGCCGGCCGTTCAGGAGTACACCGTCCTGATCAACCAGGTCGCCAGCTCCTGCAATAACTACTGA
- a CDS encoding universal stress protein, with translation MTTTTPNPHILVGVDGSTSALHALTWAGAEAQQRNLPLTLVHAVDHSSFGQGYNLGASASFFDHLDTDGAEFLSQAKDHVYALFPNVEVSTVKAAGKPVAILVELSRNAVMTVLGSSGLGGFTGMMAGSVSVSLTAKGHSPVVVVREAAGPAGPVVVGVADSDSSDGALAWAFEEASMRHAELVAVHVWNNIPPGYVYAYTAWSAVDSTTEERRQEQILAERLSGWQEKHPDVPVRRVLAIGHPADVLLRASEGAQLIVTGSRGRGDVAGFFLGSTSHALIHKAACPVLVTPRP, from the coding sequence ATGACCACCACGACACCCAACCCCCACATTCTTGTTGGTGTCGACGGATCGACATCGGCGCTCCACGCCCTGACGTGGGCAGGAGCCGAGGCCCAGCAGCGGAATCTGCCGCTGACGTTGGTCCACGCCGTCGATCACAGCAGCTTCGGACAGGGCTACAACCTCGGGGCATCGGCGAGCTTCTTTGATCACCTGGACACCGATGGTGCCGAGTTCCTCAGTCAGGCCAAGGACCACGTCTACGCGCTGTTCCCGAATGTCGAAGTGTCCACGGTCAAGGCGGCGGGTAAACCCGTCGCGATCCTCGTCGAGTTGTCCCGAAACGCTGTCATGACGGTGCTCGGATCCAGCGGGCTCGGCGGATTCACCGGCATGATGGCCGGCTCGGTATCGGTGTCGCTGACCGCGAAGGGGCACAGTCCGGTTGTCGTGGTGAGAGAAGCGGCAGGACCGGCAGGGCCGGTTGTCGTGGGAGTCGCCGACTCCGATTCCAGCGACGGCGCGCTTGCCTGGGCGTTCGAGGAGGCCTCGATGCGACACGCCGAGCTGGTGGCGGTGCATGTCTGGAACAACATTCCGCCGGGGTACGTCTACGCCTACACCGCGTGGAGCGCCGTCGATTCCACCACGGAGGAACGGCGTCAGGAACAGATTCTTGCCGAGCGTCTGTCCGGCTGGCAGGAGAAGCACCCGGACGTACCGGTCCGGCGCGTTCTCGCGATCGGGCATCCTGCCGACGTCCTGCTCCGCGCATCAGAGGGCGCGCAGTTGATCGTCACGGGAAGCCGCGGCCGTGGTGACGTCGCGGGATTCTTCCTCGGATCCACCAGCCATGCGCTGATTCACAAGGCTGCTTGCCCGGTGCTGGTGACACCGCGGCCGTAG
- a CDS encoding DUF1802 family protein, with protein sequence MTTALKEWSAAVHALLDGRQQILLRKGGIHEKRFTLADSRFLLFPTIVHGHAERVRPEHHDVLERAATDSTETDVVVRAGAEVVAAIEVNRPEALEEIASLHIWTAESIREDRVDFRPKHRLTVLVVRAYPLVTPVRIPRDDRHVGCTSWVQLEVNPRWGTPVHTEGTLAEVTQRVRDSVGA encoded by the coding sequence GTGACCACCGCGCTGAAGGAATGGAGCGCGGCGGTGCATGCCCTGCTCGACGGCCGACAGCAGATTCTGCTGCGCAAGGGCGGAATTCACGAGAAGCGTTTCACTCTTGCCGATTCCCGGTTCCTGCTCTTCCCGACGATCGTGCACGGCCACGCCGAACGAGTGCGACCGGAACACCATGACGTGCTCGAGCGTGCCGCCACCGATAGCACCGAAACCGACGTTGTGGTGCGGGCCGGGGCCGAGGTCGTCGCGGCGATCGAGGTCAATCGGCCCGAGGCGCTCGAAGAGATTGCGTCGCTGCATATCTGGACAGCCGAATCCATTCGCGAGGACCGCGTGGATTTCCGGCCCAAACATCGGCTGACGGTGTTGGTGGTGCGTGCGTACCCGTTGGTCACGCCTGTGAGAATTCCCCGCGATGACAGACACGTCGGCTGCACCAGCTGGGTGCAGCTCGAGGTCAATCCGCGGTGGGGCACACCGGTGCATACGGAAGGAACACTCGCCGAGGTCACTCAGCGAGTCCGCGACTCTGTAGGTGCGTGA
- a CDS encoding diflavin oxidoreductase, producing MTAQPDFSLIVGYGTDMGNAEDAAMSFSEALEEATGIKSEAIELNQIDLADLQSATHFVAVVSTFGDGEFTDNALLFWEAISAEAAGRLEHLSYAVLALGDSSYEFFCNAGLLLDQRLEALGAVKLADRVDVDGPYLQPSKEWTTDLVKRLSAGQTDVSTPAAVTETPTQPKRDRNEPVEARLLVNRLLTTTESDKEVRHYEVDLTNSGISYEAGDSIAVHASNDPALVAAILAELGVGADHRVTGHDEPLGELLSDHLEIRTPSRTLRSVVATRTEDTDAVAALGGDVVPTPGSWLYGKDVLDLIRLGELTVDELVDNLRPLQFRDYSIASSPLIHPGSVHLTVATIRYADAERTYGGVASTFLADRGQTMRVHLRPNHTFRLPAADVPIIMIGPGTGIAPFRGFLQERQATGASGRSWLFFGDRRRATSFLYGEELQGFVDSGVLTRLDLAFSRDGAEGEPKRYVQHCMSENAAELFAWLQDGAYVYVCGDADHMAKDVDATLHEIVARCGGMDAAGAHAYVNDLIKNHRYVRDVY from the coding sequence GTGACCGCCCAGCCGGATTTTTCGTTGATCGTCGGCTATGGCACCGATATGGGCAATGCGGAGGACGCTGCGATGTCGTTCTCGGAGGCCCTGGAAGAGGCCACCGGAATCAAATCCGAGGCGATCGAGCTCAACCAGATTGATCTCGCGGACCTGCAGTCCGCAACGCATTTCGTAGCGGTGGTGTCGACATTCGGCGACGGCGAGTTCACCGACAACGCACTGCTGTTCTGGGAGGCGATCAGCGCCGAGGCGGCCGGCCGGCTGGAGCACCTGAGTTATGCGGTGCTGGCACTGGGCGACAGCAGTTACGAGTTCTTCTGCAACGCGGGTCTGCTGCTCGATCAACGCCTGGAGGCGCTCGGCGCGGTGAAGCTCGCCGACCGCGTGGATGTGGATGGGCCGTACCTGCAGCCCTCGAAGGAATGGACCACCGACCTCGTCAAGCGCTTGTCCGCGGGCCAGACCGATGTGTCCACACCGGCAGCCGTGACCGAGACCCCCACACAGCCCAAACGCGATCGCAACGAACCTGTCGAGGCCCGATTGCTCGTCAACCGGCTGCTCACCACCACCGAATCCGACAAAGAAGTACGCCACTACGAAGTGGACCTCACCAACTCTGGAATCTCCTATGAGGCAGGTGATTCGATTGCCGTGCACGCGAGCAACGACCCTGCCCTAGTCGCGGCGATACTTGCCGAACTGGGCGTGGGCGCCGACCATCGGGTGACCGGTCACGACGAGCCCCTTGGTGAACTGCTCTCCGATCACCTGGAGATCCGCACCCCTTCTCGCACCCTTCGCAGTGTGGTGGCCACCCGAACAGAGGACACGGATGCGGTCGCGGCGCTGGGTGGCGATGTCGTGCCCACGCCGGGTTCCTGGTTGTACGGGAAAGATGTCCTCGATCTGATCAGGTTGGGGGAGTTGACCGTTGATGAGCTAGTGGACAACCTGCGGCCGCTTCAGTTCCGCGACTACTCCATAGCCTCGAGTCCTCTTATCCATCCCGGCAGTGTGCACTTGACCGTGGCGACCATCCGGTACGCCGATGCCGAACGCACCTATGGCGGGGTGGCATCGACCTTCCTGGCAGATCGTGGACAGACGATGCGGGTGCATCTGCGCCCCAACCACACCTTCCGGCTACCGGCGGCCGATGTACCCATCATCATGATCGGGCCGGGCACCGGTATCGCTCCGTTCCGCGGTTTCCTGCAGGAGCGTCAGGCCACGGGCGCCTCGGGGCGTTCGTGGCTGTTTTTCGGGGACCGGCGCCGCGCCACCAGTTTCCTCTATGGGGAGGAACTACAGGGCTTCGTGGATTCGGGCGTGCTGACCCGGCTCGATCTCGCGTTCTCCCGCGACGGGGCCGAGGGGGAACCGAAACGGTATGTCCAGCACTGTATGTCGGAGAACGCAGCGGAGTTGTTCGCCTGGTTGCAGGACGGTGCGTACGTGTATGTGTGCGGCGACGCCGACCACATGGCCAAGGACGTAGACGCGACCTTGCACGAGATCGTTGCTCGCTGCGGGGGCATGGATGCCGCCGGTGCCCATGCGTACGTCAATGACCTCATTAAGAACCATCGGTACGTGCGCGACGTCTACTGA
- a CDS encoding RNA-binding S4 domain-containing protein codes for MESSRIDRWLWAVRLTKTRPDAAAACRGGHVRINDRPAKPSTTVSPGDEVRARVGDTTRVVKVVRVIQKRVGAVDAATCYLDRTPAQPAAPPVLVAARDRGAGRPTKRDRRVLDKWLAGRD; via the coding sequence ATGGAATCGTCCCGCATCGATCGGTGGCTGTGGGCGGTCCGGTTGACAAAAACCCGGCCTGACGCCGCGGCGGCATGCCGGGGCGGACATGTTCGAATCAACGATCGACCGGCAAAGCCGTCGACCACCGTGTCCCCCGGCGACGAGGTTCGCGCTCGGGTCGGTGACACCACGCGAGTCGTGAAGGTGGTGCGGGTAATCCAGAAACGGGTGGGCGCCGTCGACGCCGCGACCTGTTATCTCGACCGAACACCTGCGCAGCCCGCTGCGCCCCCGGTACTGGTCGCCGCGCGTGATCGCGGTGCGGGGCGACCGACCAAACGGGACCGTCGAGTGCTCGACAAGTGGCTTGCGGGTCGGGATTGA
- a CDS encoding aminoglycoside 6-adenylyltransferase — MNYGEVLEKLVAWAAETDAVRAVIVTGSAANGDDHALSDRDIELYAPDPDDLADDDSWWSDLGEVLVVERLEDEDTGYPTRLIYYAGGKLDFTLVPAEDLATARHDRPFLVLLDKDDLAPDPESVGAPEGALPDQEEFEECLHWGYAAALMCAKSVVREELWSAKLRDQDLKEELLRVIEWDHTVRHGTAHDTRYLGSRMNTWMDSDIREQLNGCWGHFDAVDTLKALRQTVDLFARLSARTATALGFPPFDHERLQREIEQILSLRV, encoded by the coding sequence GTGAATTACGGTGAGGTGCTTGAGAAGTTGGTCGCGTGGGCCGCTGAGACAGACGCCGTCCGGGCGGTCATTGTCACCGGATCCGCGGCCAACGGGGATGATCACGCCCTATCGGATCGGGATATCGAGCTGTACGCGCCCGATCCCGATGACCTGGCGGACGACGATTCCTGGTGGTCGGACTTGGGTGAGGTCCTCGTGGTCGAGCGCCTGGAAGACGAAGACACCGGGTACCCCACCCGGCTGATCTACTACGCAGGCGGCAAGCTCGACTTCACCCTCGTGCCTGCCGAAGATCTGGCCACCGCGCGGCACGACAGGCCTTTTCTGGTCCTTCTCGACAAAGACGATCTCGCGCCCGACCCGGAGTCGGTGGGCGCTCCCGAGGGTGCACTACCGGACCAGGAGGAATTCGAGGAGTGTCTGCACTGGGGTTACGCCGCGGCGTTGATGTGTGCGAAATCAGTAGTGCGCGAGGAACTCTGGTCGGCAAAACTACGTGACCAGGACCTCAAGGAAGAGCTGCTGCGGGTCATCGAGTGGGATCACACCGTGAGGCATGGCACCGCCCATGACACCAGATACCTAGGCTCCCGGATGAATACCTGGATGGACTCGGACATCCGCGAGCAGCTCAACGGGTGCTGGGGCCATTTCGACGCCGTCGACACCCTCAAAGCCCTGCGACAGACCGTGGACCTGTTCGCACGCCTGTCCGCGCGTACCGCCACCGCCCTCGGCTTCCCACCGTTCGATCACGAACGGCTGCAGCGCGAGATCGAGCAGATCCTGTCACTGCGTGTCTAG
- a CDS encoding TetR/AcrR family transcriptional regulator gives MSSPAGRSYSGLPADERLARRRQQLLEAGLDILGAPEGPGDLTLRAVCQHSGLAQRYFYESFADKDEFAVAIFDWAVEGLASTVEAEVAAAPPRLQVRAGITSVVRVINADRRIGQLLYSPSQVNPVLVRKRFEATAMFVSLFAQHLRDWFRRDDQGNLPVLAHFIIGGVGQAVAAWLHQDVAVGEDELIEQLVEMLLAHGPERSAQL, from the coding sequence ATGTCATCCCCTGCCGGTCGCTCCTACAGTGGCCTACCCGCCGACGAACGCCTGGCCCGGCGTCGGCAGCAGCTACTGGAGGCGGGACTCGACATCCTCGGTGCCCCGGAAGGACCCGGTGACCTCACCCTGCGCGCCGTCTGTCAGCACTCCGGCCTGGCGCAACGATATTTCTACGAGAGCTTTGCCGACAAGGACGAATTCGCCGTCGCGATCTTCGATTGGGCAGTTGAGGGGCTTGCTTCGACGGTCGAGGCCGAAGTGGCCGCGGCACCACCGCGCCTGCAGGTGAGAGCAGGTATCACCAGCGTGGTCCGCGTCATCAACGCCGACCGGCGCATCGGACAGCTGCTGTACAGCCCCAGCCAGGTCAACCCGGTACTGGTCCGCAAGAGGTTCGAAGCCACCGCGATGTTCGTCTCGCTGTTCGCCCAGCACCTACGCGACTGGTTCCGTCGCGATGACCAGGGCAACCTGCCCGTGCTGGCCCATTTCATCATCGGGGGCGTGGGCCAGGCCGTCGCGGCGTGGCTGCATCAGGACGTCGCGGTCGGTGAGGACGAGCTGATCGAGCAGCTTGTCGAGATGCTGCTCGCTCATGGTCCCGAACGCTCCGCGCAACTCTGA
- a CDS encoding acyl-CoA dehydrogenase family protein: protein MDLAFSAEEEQFRTEVREFLEENLTEDLRSAGRLQTSVYSDHEASLQWQAILHEKGWAAPAWPVKYGGQPWTVAQHYIFAVESMIAGAPALSPMGIRMVAHAIVKFGTQEQKDFFLPRILTGEVFFCQGYSEPESGSDLASLQMSAVADGDDFILNGSKIWTTHAREANWMFALVRTTKGLKKQLGITFILIDFTSPGIDVKPLVMSSGEEVQNVVFFDNVRVPKANVLGEVDEGWTVAKYLLEFERGGGAVAPMLQVGLDQLTTAAQSVPTEKGTLAADPLFRAKLADLAIRVDVLEVLEHRVLAVVAGGGNPGTASSMLKILGTELSQALTTLTLEAAGPRGRVYQPHVTKPGGPVVEYTPPADGYHSGELWQAVAPLHYFNDRAGSIYAGSNEIQRNILAKAQLGL from the coding sequence ATGGACCTGGCCTTCTCGGCAGAGGAAGAACAATTCCGCACAGAGGTTCGGGAGTTCCTGGAAGAGAACCTCACGGAGGACCTGCGTTCGGCCGGGCGCCTGCAAACGAGTGTGTACAGCGACCATGAGGCGAGCCTGCAATGGCAGGCGATCCTGCATGAGAAGGGATGGGCCGCGCCGGCGTGGCCGGTGAAGTACGGGGGTCAGCCCTGGACCGTTGCGCAGCATTACATCTTCGCGGTCGAGTCGATGATCGCCGGGGCGCCCGCCCTGTCACCCATGGGTATTCGGATGGTTGCGCACGCTATCGTCAAGTTCGGCACCCAGGAGCAGAAGGACTTCTTCTTGCCCCGAATCCTGACCGGCGAGGTGTTCTTCTGTCAGGGATACAGCGAACCGGAATCCGGTTCCGACCTGGCGTCGCTGCAGATGTCGGCGGTCGCCGATGGTGATGACTTCATTCTCAACGGCTCCAAGATCTGGACAACCCATGCACGCGAGGCAAATTGGATGTTCGCCCTCGTTCGCACCACCAAGGGCCTGAAGAAGCAGCTTGGTATCACCTTCATCCTCATCGACTTCACCTCGCCCGGAATCGACGTCAAACCACTGGTGATGAGCTCGGGGGAGGAGGTGCAGAACGTTGTCTTCTTCGACAACGTACGAGTGCCCAAAGCGAATGTCCTCGGTGAGGTCGACGAGGGGTGGACTGTCGCGAAATACCTTCTGGAGTTCGAGCGCGGCGGCGGGGCAGTGGCGCCCATGCTGCAGGTGGGTCTCGATCAGTTGACCACGGCAGCCCAATCGGTACCCACCGAGAAGGGCACCCTGGCAGCAGATCCCCTGTTCCGTGCCAAGCTTGCCGATCTCGCGATTCGTGTCGATGTATTGGAAGTTCTTGAGCACCGCGTACTGGCGGTTGTAGCCGGTGGCGGTAACCCCGGCACGGCCTCGTCGATGCTGAAAATCCTTGGCACCGAGCTTTCTCAAGCGTTGACCACGCTCACGCTGGAGGCCGCCGGTCCGCGCGGCCGTGTGTATCAGCCCCATGTCACGAAGCCGGGCGGTCCGGTGGTCGAGTACACCCCACCCGCCGATGGTTACCACAGCGGTGAGCTATGGCAGGCGGTGGCACCGCTGCACTATTTCAACGATCGGGCTGGATCAATTTACGCCGGTTCCAACGAGATTCAACGCAACATCCTCGCCAAGGCCCAGCTGGGTCTCTGA
- a CDS encoding acyl-CoA dehydrogenase family protein, with translation MDFNLTDEQQLLKNSVSDFLSNRYALDTSRRAARSDAGWQPQVWKSFAEELGILAAPLPEELGGLGGGAEEVLVIAEVLGQHLVVEPFIGTVVLGGGLLRRSSSDLARELVGGIASGDVVTGFAALEPTSGQAFHSVRTTARRDGQHWVLDGEKIVVSDAPIATHLIITARTSGDAADTAGLTLFAIPFDPADPPSGIDVHHYRTIDDHHASDLVIAGLRVPDSARISEVDEAWPLIDAALDEATAATVAEAVGMLRKVLSDTVEYTKQRQQFGVAISNFQALQHRMVNMHIEVEQAVAASYLASLNLDGARRTRAVSAAKATIARAARLVGQEAVQLHGGMGMTEELAIGHYFKRLTVIESEFGNRDFHTTRYQHARNT, from the coding sequence ATGGATTTCAACCTCACCGACGAACAGCAACTCCTCAAGAACTCTGTCTCGGACTTCCTGTCCAACCGCTATGCCCTGGACACCAGCCGACGTGCGGCGCGCTCGGATGCCGGCTGGCAGCCGCAGGTGTGGAAGTCCTTCGCCGAGGAACTCGGCATCCTCGCCGCGCCACTGCCTGAGGAACTCGGTGGTTTGGGTGGCGGCGCGGAGGAAGTTCTTGTCATCGCCGAGGTGCTAGGGCAGCATCTGGTGGTCGAGCCATTCATCGGCACCGTGGTTCTCGGTGGCGGGCTGCTGCGGCGCTCGAGCAGTGACCTTGCCAGAGAACTCGTTGGCGGAATTGCATCCGGCGATGTTGTCACCGGATTTGCGGCGCTGGAACCAACTTCCGGCCAGGCGTTCCATTCCGTACGGACCACCGCGCGCCGTGATGGACAGCACTGGGTGCTCGACGGCGAAAAGATCGTGGTCAGTGACGCACCGATCGCCACCCATCTGATCATCACCGCGCGGACCTCCGGTGATGCCGCCGACACCGCGGGTCTCACGCTGTTCGCGATACCGTTCGATCCCGCCGATCCGCCATCAGGGATCGACGTACACCATTACCGGACGATCGATGACCATCACGCCAGCGATCTGGTGATAGCCGGCCTGCGCGTGCCGGATTCGGCGCGCATCTCGGAGGTGGACGAGGCGTGGCCGCTGATCGATGCCGCACTCGATGAGGCCACAGCTGCCACCGTGGCCGAGGCAGTGGGGATGCTGCGCAAGGTCCTCTCCGACACTGTCGAATACACCAAGCAGCGTCAGCAGTTTGGCGTAGCGATATCCAATTTCCAAGCGCTGCAACACCGCATGGTGAATATGCATATTGAGGTCGAGCAGGCGGTCGCGGCCTCGTATCTGGCCTCGCTCAATCTCGATGGCGCACGCCGTACTCGGGCGGTGTCGGCCGCCAAGGCGACCATCGCGCGTGCGGCCAGGCTGGTGGGGCAGGAGGCCGTTCAGCTGCATGGCGGCATGGGCATGACCGAGGAGCTCGCCATCGGACATTACTTCAAGCGTCTTACCGTGATTGAGTCAGAATTCGGCAACCGGGACTTCCACACGACGCGGTATCAGCACGCGCGCAACACCTAG